From a single Solirubrobacterales bacterium genomic region:
- the pyk gene encoding pyruvate kinase has translation MLRHENARRTKIVATVGPASWDPSVLSELIEAGVDVFRLNFSHGNEARHMQTVLDIRDASKRLGREVGILGDLPGPKLRVGNFPQGVVQVTTGSEVRITSRDVDGSATLIPVSWPEMAGNLDVGAEVFLADGSIRLEVTGEEDGELIAEVLVGGPLSSRKGVNLPGVDSGIEAVSEADLGWVRFAVENELDFIAVSFVRRPEDLDPVIATLDELGSEIPVIAKIEKPEAAQAIEGIVARATGGIMVARGDLGIELPLEEVPVTQKYLIRAAGHASKVAITATQMLASMVRNKRPTRAEVTDVSAAVYDGTDAVMLSEETAVGDHPVEAVRVMDRIARATEPDFAYWEAVFNRTRQEEMDVSASVTQSAVIAAYRLNLALIVVPTASGRTATVVSAHRPEVPVMAVTHSVQTQRRLRLYFGVEPVLHQRTVEIRDLLYESADDAVRFNMARSGDLIAIVAGLTDLGLGTNLFEIHRVP, from the coding sequence GTGCTGAGACACGAGAACGCCCGCAGAACCAAGATCGTCGCCACGGTCGGTCCCGCCTCCTGGGATCCGTCGGTACTGAGTGAGCTGATCGAGGCCGGGGTGGATGTGTTCCGGCTCAACTTCTCGCACGGCAACGAGGCCCGTCACATGCAGACCGTGCTCGACATCCGGGACGCCTCGAAGCGACTCGGCCGGGAGGTGGGGATCCTTGGCGACCTGCCGGGGCCGAAGCTCCGGGTCGGAAACTTCCCCCAGGGCGTGGTTCAGGTCACGACCGGGTCCGAAGTCCGGATCACCTCCCGCGACGTTGACGGTAGCGCGACGCTGATCCCGGTCTCCTGGCCGGAGATGGCCGGCAACCTGGATGTCGGGGCCGAGGTGTTTCTCGCCGACGGATCGATCCGGCTCGAGGTCACCGGCGAGGAGGACGGCGAGCTGATCGCCGAGGTCCTGGTCGGCGGTCCGCTCTCATCGAGGAAGGGTGTGAATCTTCCCGGCGTCGATTCCGGGATCGAGGCGGTCTCGGAGGCCGACCTCGGCTGGGTCCGGTTCGCGGTTGAAAACGAACTCGATTTCATCGCGGTCTCCTTCGTCCGCCGTCCGGAGGATCTCGATCCCGTGATCGCGACCCTGGACGAACTCGGGTCCGAAATTCCGGTGATCGCCAAGATCGAGAAGCCGGAGGCCGCCCAGGCGATCGAGGGAATCGTCGCGCGGGCAACCGGCGGGATCATGGTCGCCCGCGGCGATCTCGGCATCGAACTGCCGCTGGAGGAGGTGCCGGTCACCCAGAAGTACCTGATCCGGGCGGCCGGCCATGCCTCGAAGGTCGCGATCACCGCAACCCAGATGCTGGCCTCGATGGTCCGGAACAAGCGACCCACCCGGGCCGAGGTGACCGATGTCTCGGCTGCGGTCTACGACGGCACGGACGCGGTGATGCTCTCCGAGGAGACCGCGGTCGGGGATCACCCGGTGGAGGCGGTCAGGGTGATGGACCGGATCGCCCGTGCCACCGAGCCCGATTTCGCCTACTGGGAAGCCGTCTTCAACCGCACCCGCCAGGAGGAGATGGACGTCTCGGCCTCGGTCACCCAGAGCGCGGTGATCGCCGCCTACCGGCTCAACCTGGCCCTGATCGTGGTGCCGACCGCCTCCGGGCGCACCGCCACGGTCGTTTCCGCCCACCGGCCGGAGGTGCCGGTGATGGCGGTGACCCACAGCGTTCAGACCCAGCGTCGACTCCGGCTCTATTTCGGGGTTGAGCCGGTCCTCCACCAAAGGACGGTGGAGATCCGCGACCTGCTCTACGAGAGCGCCGACGACGCGGTCCGGTTCAACATGGCCAGGTCGGGTGACCTGATCGCGATCGTCGCCGGACTGACCGACCTCGGTCTCGGCACCAACCTGTTTGAGATCCACCGAGTCCCCTGA